One genomic window of Helicobacter canis includes the following:
- the thrS gene encoding threonine--tRNA ligase, which translates to MSEIIGFRQEGGEIIDLQSIALERGESLATLREKLQKHSIDTSAYGEAIHFDNSANALAIIRHSCAHLLAQAIKQLYPDAKFFVGPVVEEGFYYDFKTSSKIGEEDLEKIQARMKELAKSGDMIEKSVISRAQAQERFKDDELKCSVMSNIVGDSFGLYAQGDFVDLCRGPHLPSTKLLHSFTLTKLAGAYLGGDESAEMLVRIYGIAFADKESLKSYLHQLEEAKKRDHRKLGQEMGLFTFDEQLGAGLPIWLPAGARLRRRIEELLTRALIMREYEPVRAPEILKSEVWKISGHYDNYKENMYFTSIDDVEYGIKPMNCVGHIKVYQHSKRSYRELPLRFYEYGVVHRHEKSGVLHGLLRVREFTQDDAHIFCMPSQIEAEVHSILDFTRKIMGAFGFSYEMELSTRPEKSIGDDAVWEIATNALRSALESSQIPYNVDEGGGAFYGPKIDIKITDAIGRKWQCGTIQVDMNLPNRFCLEYIDENNQPKQPVMLHRAILGSFERFCAILCEHFGGEFPFAIAPTQVVIIPISSEQQDYARHIQLALRHIGVYAEISDKNETLSKRVRNAEKQRVPMIAIIGAKEVESKMLAVRDRRAKEQSNMTEGEFIAMIESKKEEVSF; encoded by the coding sequence ATGAGTGAGATTATAGGATTTAGACAAGAAGGCGGAGAGATCATCGATCTGCAAAGTATCGCCCTAGAGCGCGGAGAGTCGCTAGCTACACTGCGAGAAAAGCTACAAAAGCACTCCATTGATACAAGCGCGTATGGGGAGGCGATCCACTTTGATAATTCTGCCAACGCACTTGCGATTATCCGCCACTCTTGTGCGCATTTGCTAGCCCAAGCGATCAAGCAGCTTTACCCTGATGCGAAGTTTTTCGTAGGACCGGTGGTTGAGGAGGGATTCTACTACGACTTTAAGACAAGCAGCAAAATCGGTGAAGAAGACTTAGAGAAAATCCAAGCGCGTATGAAAGAGCTAGCAAAATCTGGTGATATGATAGAAAAGTCTGTGATAAGCCGCGCCCAAGCACAAGAGCGATTTAAAGATGATGAGCTAAAGTGTTCGGTGATGAGCAACATAGTGGGCGATAGCTTTGGGCTGTATGCGCAAGGGGATTTTGTGGATCTATGCCGCGGACCGCATTTGCCTAGCACGAAGCTCTTGCATAGCTTTACGCTCACTAAGCTTGCAGGGGCGTATTTGGGCGGCGATGAGAGTGCGGAGATGCTTGTTAGAATCTATGGCATAGCCTTTGCGGATAAAGAGAGTTTAAAGAGCTATCTCCACCAACTAGAAGAAGCCAAAAAGCGCGACCATAGAAAGCTAGGGCAGGAAATGGGGCTTTTTACCTTTGATGAGCAGCTAGGGGCTGGGCTGCCTATATGGCTGCCAGCAGGGGCAAGATTGCGCAGGCGCATAGAAGAGCTGCTGACTCGTGCGCTTATTATGCGAGAGTATGAGCCTGTGAGGGCACCAGAGATTTTGAAAAGTGAAGTATGGAAAATCAGCGGGCATTATGATAATTACAAAGAAAATATGTATTTCACAAGTATTGATGATGTGGAGTATGGCATAAAGCCGATGAACTGCGTGGGGCATATCAAAGTCTATCAGCATAGCAAGCGAAGTTATAGAGAGCTACCGCTTAGATTTTATGAATATGGCGTGGTGCATAGACACGAGAAAAGCGGCGTGCTGCACGGGCTTTTGCGTGTGAGAGAATTTACCCAAGATGATGCGCATATTTTCTGTATGCCAAGCCAGATAGAAGCAGAGGTGCATAGTATTTTGGATTTTACGCGCAAGATTATGGGGGCATTTGGCTTTAGCTATGAAATGGAGCTATCCACACGCCCGGAGAAATCTATCGGTGATGATGCGGTGTGGGAGATCGCTACAAATGCCCTGCGATCCGCGCTAGAATCCAGCCAGATCCCTTATAATGTCGATGAAGGTGGGGGGGCGTTTTATGGACCTAAGATTGATATTAAAATCACTGATGCTATCGGGCGCAAATGGCAGTGTGGGACGATCCAAGTGGATATGAATCTGCCCAATCGCTTTTGCCTTGAATATATTGATGAAAACAATCAGCCCAAGCAGCCTGTAATGCTACATCGCGCGATTTTGGGGAGCTTTGAGCGATTTTGCGCGATTTTGTGTGAGCATTTTGGCGGGGAATTTCCCTTTGCTATCGCGCCTACGCAAGTGGTGATTATCCCCATTTCTAGCGAGCAGCAAGACTACGCACGCCATATCCAGCTAGCTCTGCGACACATAGGCGTGTATGCGGAGATTAGCGATAAAAATGAGACCCTTAGCAAGCGCGTGCGCAATGCAGAGAAACAGCGCGTGCCGATGATTGCTATCATCGGGGCAAAGGAAGTGGAATCCAAAATGCTTGCAGTGCGAGATAGGCGAGCAAAAGAGCAGAGCAATATGACAGAAGGAGAGTTTATAGCAATGATAGAATCCAAAAAAGAAGAGGTGAGCTTTTGA
- the infC gene encoding translation initiation factor IF-3, which produces MSKEEVLLNENIRFSEVRCIDDDGSTYGIISASEARGFAREKGLDLVCISPTAKPPVCKIMDYGKYRYQLEKKQKEAKKKQKQIDIKEIKLSAQIAQNDINYKVKHAKEFIASGKHVRFKVVLKGRETSDPQLGVAVLNRVLAMMEEVAQPEKEPKTEGRFVSWLFVPKR; this is translated from the coding sequence TTGAGCAAAGAAGAAGTTTTGCTAAATGAAAATATCCGTTTTAGCGAGGTGCGGTGCATTGATGATGATGGCTCCACTTATGGGATCATTTCAGCTAGTGAAGCAAGAGGGTTTGCAAGGGAGAAAGGCTTAGATCTAGTGTGTATCTCGCCTACTGCCAAGCCCCCTGTGTGCAAGATTATGGACTATGGCAAATACCGCTACCAGCTAGAAAAGAAGCAAAAAGAAGCCAAGAAAAAGCAAAAGCAAATTGACATTAAAGAAATCAAGCTCTCCGCCCAAATCGCGCAAAATGACATCAACTACAAGGTCAAGCACGCTAAAGAATTTATCGCAAGTGGCAAGCATGTGCGATTCAAAGTCGTGCTAAAGGGCAGGGAGACAAGCGACCCGCAGCTTGGTGTAGCGGTGCTTAATCGTGTCCTAGCAATGATGGAGGAAGTCGCCCAGCCAGAGAAAGAGCCAAAGACAGAAGGACGCTTTGTAAGCTGGCTGTTTGTGCCTAAGCGGTAG
- a CDS encoding cation-translocating P-type ATPase has protein sequence MTERDSVAQGSRVRDWGRAVSSRDDKRGVSSSRDDRICASILESTFQRIDMQKIVITINGMSCASCANSIIKTLKAKQLLNDIHINLITKTATLTLDESHSLEAIFSAIKKLGYEPKSSPSSPFIPVSNAAKPLATSPLTPYKPSISPPAQGRPSQSSQSFHTRDKVDSSPAIIPQPTQENVSKTSTNPSQRIFLTPKIQELMHLATNFIHKKRVLLSGLIALAILYLSMSPMVFDTALIAPFNDMRVNFFAQLFLALSGMHLGREYYFKGFRALFAKAPTMDSLIALSTSASLVYSVYNALLGHTHWYFESICVIVFFVLFGKGLEQNAKDTTAAVIRTLLLRNLSQVIRLESSSKTSIPPQAIRIGDRLQILPAQTIPADGIITQGSCALDESMLSGEVLPVEKSVGQRVYAGSINTNRAFIIQATSTSEQSTLSALSALVQEALVSKPALARLADIIASYFVPAVIAIAFGAFLLWWAIMGVDFGFGVCIAVLVISCPCALGLATPMAVMIGTALANKQGVFIRQAQSFENLGRVSDVVFDKTGTLTNAALEVVEISSISELDQAEILAISAGVEQGSEHIIAKAILQEAKKQGISPRDCGEFRAFAGYGIEARDTQGITYVLGAKELLQGAVDSSLDKECAYIQVFLGQRVDSSYKILGSITLQDTLKSGAQEMIEALKAKGITPHILSGDSAANTAHIARKLGITHYKAHAKPADKLAYIKALQDKGRVVLMAGDGVNDIGALAAADVSLSFAHASDVSKNTADIIIYHNDISRVLYVMRLSHKVMQNIKENLAFAFVYNCLCIPIACGVLYYPAQILLNPMLAAFAMSASSVCVVLNSQRLWRFRA, from the coding sequence ATGACGGAGAGAGACAGCGTAGCGCAAGGCTCGCGAGTGAGAGATTGGGGGAGAGCGGTGTCATCTCGCGATGATAAAAGGGGAGTTTCATCATCTCGCGATGACAGAATTTGTGCCTCAATCCTAGAATCCACTTTTCAAAGGATAGATATGCAAAAGATTGTCATAACAATCAATGGTATGTCTTGCGCTTCTTGTGCAAATTCCATCATAAAAACCCTCAAAGCAAAGCAGCTTCTCAATGACATACACATCAATCTAATCACCAAAACCGCCACGCTCACCCTAGATGAGAGCCACTCGCTAGAAGCAATTTTCTCCGCGATTAAAAAGCTAGGCTATGAGCCAAAATCTAGCCCATCTAGTCCATTTATCCCTGTGAGCAATGCCGCAAAACCTCTTGCCACATCGCCGCTTACGCCATATAAGCCAAGCATTTCTCCCCCAGCACAAGGGCGTCCTAGCCAGTCAAGCCAGAGCTTCCACACTAGGGATAAAGTGGATTCTAGCCCCGCGATAATTCCACAACCAACGCAAGAAAATGTAAGCAAGACAAGCACCAATCCCAGCCAGAGAATTTTTCTAACGCCAAAAATACAAGAGCTAATGCACCTTGCCACCAATTTTATCCACAAAAAACGCGTGCTACTAAGCGGACTCATCGCCCTTGCAATCCTCTATCTCTCTATGTCGCCTATGGTGTTTGATACAGCACTTATCGCACCATTTAATGATATGCGTGTAAATTTCTTTGCCCAGCTCTTTTTAGCCCTTAGTGGTATGCATTTGGGGCGGGAGTATTATTTCAAGGGTTTTAGGGCGTTGTTTGCCAAAGCCCCTACAATGGACTCACTCATCGCCCTAAGCACGAGCGCATCGCTTGTGTATAGCGTGTATAATGCCCTGCTAGGACATACGCATTGGTATTTTGAGAGTATTTGTGTGATTGTGTTTTTTGTGCTATTTGGGAAAGGCTTAGAGCAAAATGCCAAAGACACGACCGCTGCGGTGATCCGCACGCTACTTTTGCGCAATCTCTCTCAAGTGATCCGCCTAGAATCCAGCTCTAAAACATCAATCCCACCCCAAGCCATACGCATAGGCGATAGGCTGCAGATCCTCCCCGCCCAGACAATCCCAGCAGATGGGATTATCACGCAAGGATCTTGCGCGCTTGATGAGTCTATGCTAAGTGGCGAGGTGCTACCGGTGGAAAAGAGTGTAGGGCAAAGGGTCTATGCAGGGAGTATCAATACCAATCGCGCCTTTATTATACAGGCTACTAGCACCAGCGAGCAAAGCACGCTTAGTGCGCTTAGTGCGCTTGTGCAAGAAGCCCTTGTGTCAAAGCCAGCACTTGCTAGGCTAGCAGATATAATCGCAAGCTATTTTGTCCCAGCAGTGATTGCCATAGCATTTGGGGCATTTTTGTTGTGGTGGGCGATTATGGGGGTGGATTTTGGCTTTGGCGTGTGTATAGCTGTGCTTGTGATCTCCTGCCCTTGTGCGCTTGGGCTTGCCACGCCTATGGCAGTGATGATAGGCACAGCCCTTGCTAATAAACAAGGGGTTTTCATCAGGCAGGCTCAAAGCTTTGAGAATCTAGGCAGGGTCAGTGATGTGGTGTTTGACAAGACAGGCACGCTTACTAATGCGGCTTTAGAGGTAGTGGAGATTAGCAGCATAAGCGAGCTAGATCAAGCAGAGATCCTAGCCATAAGCGCAGGAGTCGAGCAAGGCAGTGAGCATATCATCGCCAAAGCGATCTTGCAAGAAGCCAAAAAGCAGGGCATTAGCCCAAGGGATTGCGGCGAGTTTAGGGCATTTGCGGGCTATGGCATAGAGGCTAGAGACACACAAGGGATCACCTATGTGCTTGGGGCAAAAGAGCTATTGCAAGGCGCGGTGGATTCTAGCCTAGATAAAGAATGCGCGTATATCCAAGTCTTTTTGGGGCAAAGGGTGGATTCTAGCTATAAGATCCTAGGCTCTATCACACTGCAAGATACTCTAAAAAGCGGTGCGCAAGAGATGATAGAAGCCCTAAAGGCTAAGGGCATAACCCCCCATATCCTAAGCGGCGATAGTGCTGCTAATACCGCGCATATAGCACGCAAGCTTGGTATCACGCACTATAAAGCCCACGCCAAGCCCGCGGATAAGCTTGCTTATATCAAGGCGTTGCAAGATAAAGGCAGAGTCGTGCTAATGGCAGGCGATGGGGTCAATGATATAGGTGCGCTTGCTGCAGCAGATGTCTCACTAAGCTTCGCGCACGCAAGCGATGTGAGTAAAAATACCGCTGATATTATCATCTATCACAATGACATATCGCGCGTGCTTTATGTGATGAGACTTTCGCACAAGGTTATGCAAAATATCAAGGAGAATCTAGCCTTCGCCTTTGTGTATAACTGCCTTTGCATACCCATTGCGTGTGGGGTGCTCTACTATCCAGCCCAGATTTTGCTAAACCCTATGCTAGCGGCTTTTGCGATGAGTGCTAGCAGTGTTTGTGTGGTGCTAAATAGCCAGCGGCTATGGCGGTTTAGAGCCTAA
- the aroB gene encoding 3-dehydroquinate synthase, with amino-acid sequence MPTLTITAPSATYPVIIEDFLHNDRAFITAKSKALVVSNPKIAGLYLHKILPKIRAQEVFVCIVPDGEEHKNMQSIEQILQCAFANRLDRKSLMIALGGGVISDMVGFASGIFERGISYVSIPTTLLAQVDASVGGKCGINNAYGKNLIGLFHQPSAVYIDKEFLRTLPAREIRAGLAEVVKVLVCFDKLGFEALESSQDDMLDPSVLLPFIQKSIAIKARVVEQDERESGIRAALNYGHTFAHIIEMQTHYKRFLHGQAVAIGMTMANDLALRLGLLQETQAKRIERVLRRLGLDEAYPISDIEAFYQAFFLDKKSHNNALCFVLPKGIGDFTLRDDIPKDQILATLAHFSLESMRI; translated from the coding sequence ATGCCTACACTTACCATTACAGCACCTTCTGCGACTTATCCTGTCATCATCGAAGACTTTTTGCACAATGATCGCGCTTTCATCACGGCAAAAAGCAAAGCCCTAGTTGTAAGCAACCCAAAAATAGCAGGACTCTATCTCCACAAAATCCTGCCCAAAATCCGCGCGCAAGAAGTCTTTGTCTGCATTGTCCCTGATGGCGAAGAGCATAAAAATATGCAGAGTATCGAGCAGATTTTGCAATGTGCTTTTGCCAATCGCCTAGATAGAAAATCGCTAATGATAGCCCTTGGAGGTGGCGTGATAAGCGATATGGTGGGCTTTGCTAGTGGGATTTTTGAGCGAGGGATTAGCTATGTGTCAATCCCCACGACCCTGCTCGCACAAGTCGATGCCTCTGTGGGCGGTAAATGCGGGATCAATAATGCCTATGGCAAAAACCTCATAGGGCTTTTCCACCAGCCTAGTGCGGTATATATCGATAAAGAGTTTTTGCGCACACTCCCTGCACGCGAGATTAGAGCTGGGCTAGCAGAGGTGGTAAAGGTGCTTGTGTGCTTTGATAAGCTAGGCTTTGAAGCCCTAGAATCCAGCCAAGATGATATGCTAGATCCTAGCGTGTTGCTGCCTTTTATCCAAAAGTCCATAGCGATCAAAGCTCGCGTGGTCGAGCAAGATGAGAGAGAGAGCGGTATCCGCGCCGCGCTTAATTATGGACACACTTTTGCGCATATCATTGAGATGCAAACCCACTATAAACGCTTCTTGCACGGACAAGCCGTGGCGATAGGTATGACTATGGCAAATGATTTAGCCCTGCGGCTAGGGCTTTTGCAAGAGACACAGGCAAAGCGCATAGAAAGAGTGCTTAGGCGACTAGGGCTTGATGAGGCTTATCCTATCAGCGATATAGAGGCATTTTATCAAGCCTTTTTCCTAGATAAAAAATCTCACAACAACGCACTTTGCTTCGTGCTACCTAAAGGCATAGGGGATTTTACCCTGCGCGATGATATACCAAAAGACCAGATTCTAGCCACTCTTGCACACTTTAGCCTAGAATCTATGAGAATCTAG
- a CDS encoding FAD/NAD(P)-binding protein: MTRRDFINGMAVAVVAGMTPLEILARDAKKPYYPPLWQNLVGSDDDSYFFAHALRDGEQYDFSALPIQEQYDLVVVGAGISGLSAACLFHDTHKGAKSLILDNHKDFGGHARRNEFATPYGQILTYGGSESLQSPKSLYSKKVVAFLASLNIDIDALAKCFNQDFYPDLGLSRGVFFSKKDFGASKLVSGDPRVVIDDSIKKERNNARSFAEFIGDFPMPKADRDALLELFTTPKDYLQGLSSKQKRDYLAHTSYKQFLQERVKLSPLALSFFDGVSDDFMALGIDMISCELAQECALPGFAATNSANEVFEEPYIHHFPDGNASITRLMVKKLIPHIATCGNTPEEVLLAQFDYSKLDLPKNMSRIRLQSTALDVRNVAGGVEIVYGSMQDRKLHKIFAKKVIMANYNAMIPYIVKELQDGQKSALSQCVKTSLIYTKVLLSQWECFTKLGIHDIYAPKSFYVNTKLDYPVDMGAYKHPRDPKKPICLHLIGSPLRLNPKELDTTQLTARDLSRLTRHALLETPFSTLEQMTLSHLQEMLGGAGFKKSDVLGITLNRWGHCYAYNYNSLFDTPKQSKATIKAARKVCGNIAIANSDANWEAFLQDAIEQAMRALGDLGLS; the protein is encoded by the coding sequence ATGACTCGTAGAGACTTTATCAATGGTATGGCAGTAGCCGTAGTCGCTGGAATGACACCGCTAGAGATTCTAGCAAGAGATGCTAAAAAGCCTTACTATCCCCCACTTTGGCAGAATCTTGTGGGCAGCGATGATGATAGCTACTTCTTCGCCCACGCCTTGCGCGATGGTGAGCAATATGACTTTAGTGCGCTGCCTATACAAGAGCAGTATGATTTGGTGGTCGTAGGAGCTGGGATCAGCGGGCTTAGTGCGGCGTGCTTGTTCCACGATACACACAAAGGCGCAAAAAGCCTGATACTCGATAATCACAAAGACTTCGGCGGACACGCTAGGCGCAATGAGTTTGCCACACCTTATGGGCAGATCTTGACCTATGGTGGCAGCGAGTCGCTACAATCGCCAAAATCTCTTTATAGCAAAAAGGTCGTGGCGTTTCTAGCTAGCCTAAATATCGATATAGACGCTTTAGCAAAGTGCTTTAATCAAGACTTCTACCCAGATTTAGGGCTTAGTCGGGGCGTGTTTTTTAGCAAAAAGGACTTTGGAGCAAGCAAGCTTGTAAGCGGCGATCCTCGCGTGGTGATTGATGATAGCATTAAAAAAGAGCGCAATAATGCTAGGAGCTTTGCGGAGTTTATCGGGGATTTTCCTATGCCTAAGGCTGATAGAGACGCGCTTTTAGAGCTTTTTACCACGCCTAAAGACTATCTACAAGGCTTAAGCAGCAAGCAAAAGCGCGACTACCTAGCCCACACAAGCTATAAGCAATTCTTGCAAGAGAGAGTCAAGCTCTCTCCGCTGGCTCTAAGCTTTTTTGATGGTGTGAGTGATGATTTTATGGCATTAGGGATTGATATGATCTCTTGCGAATTAGCACAAGAGTGTGCTTTGCCGGGATTTGCTGCTACAAACTCTGCGAATGAAGTCTTTGAAGAGCCCTATATCCACCACTTCCCCGATGGCAATGCCTCTATCACGCGCCTAATGGTAAAAAAGCTTATCCCCCATATCGCTACTTGTGGCAATACACCAGAAGAAGTGCTACTAGCTCAATTTGATTATAGCAAGCTTGATTTGCCAAAAAATATGAGTAGGATCCGCCTGCAAAGCACCGCGCTTGATGTGCGTAATGTCGCAGGGGGTGTGGAGATAGTCTATGGATCTATGCAGGATAGAAAGCTGCATAAAATCTTTGCCAAAAAGGTCATTATGGCAAACTACAATGCGATGATCCCCTACATTGTCAAAGAGCTGCAAGATGGGCAAAAAAGCGCGCTATCTCAATGTGTCAAAACCTCTCTTATTTATACAAAAGTCCTGCTCTCTCAATGGGAGTGCTTCACAAAGCTTGGCATACACGATATTTACGCGCCAAAATCTTTCTATGTCAATACCAAGCTTGATTATCCCGTAGATATGGGCGCATACAAGCACCCACGCGATCCCAAAAAGCCTATATGCCTGCATTTGATCGGCTCTCCCTTGCGGCTTAATCCTAAAGAGCTTGACACCACGCAGCTTACTGCTAGAGATCTCTCTCGCTTGACACGCCACGCCCTTTTAGAGACGCCATTTTCTACCCTAGAGCAAATGACCCTTTCGCACTTGCAAGAGATGCTTGGCGGGGCTGGATTTAAAAAAAGCGATGTGCTAGGTATCACGCTTAATCGCTGGGGGCATTGCTATGCGTATAATTACAACTCGCTTTTTGACACGCCAAAACAAAGCAAAGCCACGATAAAAGCCGCGCGCAAAGTCTGCGGAAATATCGCCATTGCTAATTCTGATGCCAATTGGGAAGCATTTTTACAAGATGCCATAGAGCAGGCGATGAGAGCTTTGGGGGATTTGGGCTTAAGCTAG
- a CDS encoding COG3400 family protein, whose protein sequence is MKKVVLVLDSVVGKVFLDSVLEKYFSNNLYIVIVKDSAMIPEKFPSSFSFHHFDPTSEYHLTQVFDEHRSLDLSDVFVIMEDRDQARAVFAITRKICKEARIVTLSSVSDESLQRDDHAIFLDDAKIIAGQFISRLPNVPIIPRGFGLGQGEIMEVGVPFGSVFAYRHIGSIQQKNYKIIGIYRNNAFLLSTFSLVIQPQDVVLVAGDPKTLRNIYKQIKSDIGQFPSPFGRDIYVYVDMLAQDSSAILRDITQAIYFHSLIRSTKLFVIVLNPADFATIYEIKELCKQDSSIALKFDYSNASFIDRLEKDRTRKIGLIIVGTELFAKRSHRKALYRTATPVLKTAALCLTDCKQCLVITNEEMNAGENISSVIFDIAIQTKTDIQVYDFEPDGVHQDAIIKDYEALGRSFGKKVLITKTTSKNPIFYLQDLTEPVLHFLPFEECIAKTRLFALFSTKAERLSLLLHKHPQMFIPIGSH, encoded by the coding sequence GTGAAAAAAGTCGTGCTTGTGCTTGATAGCGTTGTCGGCAAGGTGTTTCTTGACTCCGTGCTAGAAAAGTATTTTAGTAATAATCTCTATATTGTCATTGTTAAAGACTCTGCAATGATCCCAGAGAAATTCCCAAGCTCCTTTAGCTTTCATCATTTTGATCCCACTTCAGAATACCACCTTACACAGGTGTTTGATGAGCACAGAAGCCTAGATCTTAGCGATGTGTTTGTGATTATGGAAGATAGAGATCAAGCGCGCGCGGTCTTTGCAATCACGCGCAAAATCTGCAAAGAAGCGCGTATAGTTACGCTCTCTAGCGTGAGCGATGAGAGCTTGCAGCGCGATGATCACGCGATATTTCTTGATGATGCCAAGATCATCGCAGGGCAGTTTATCTCAAGGCTGCCTAATGTGCCCATTATCCCGCGTGGCTTTGGGCTAGGGCAGGGGGAGATTATGGAGGTGGGCGTGCCATTTGGGAGTGTGTTTGCCTATCGGCATATCGGCTCTATCCAGCAGAAAAATTACAAAATCATTGGGATCTACCGCAATAATGCATTTCTTCTAAGCACCTTTTCTCTAGTGATACAGCCTCAAGATGTCGTGCTTGTCGCAGGTGATCCAAAGACACTAAGAAATATTTATAAGCAAATCAAGTCTGATATAGGGCAGTTCCCCTCACCCTTTGGGCGCGATATTTATGTCTATGTGGATATGCTAGCCCAAGATTCTAGCGCGATTTTGCGCGACATCACGCAGGCTATCTACTTCCATAGTCTTATCCGCTCGACAAAGCTCTTTGTCATCGTGCTAAATCCAGCGGACTTTGCCACAATCTATGAGATCAAGGAGCTTTGCAAGCAGGATTCTAGTATCGCGCTCAAATTTGATTATAGCAATGCGAGCTTCATTGATAGGCTTGAAAAAGATCGCACGAGAAAAATCGGGCTTATCATCGTAGGGACAGAGCTTTTTGCCAAGCGATCGCACCGCAAAGCACTCTATCGCACCGCAACCCCTGTGCTAAAAACCGCTGCCCTTTGCCTAACAGACTGCAAGCAATGCCTAGTCATCACCAATGAAGAGATGAATGCAGGGGAGAATATCTCAAGCGTGATTTTTGACATCGCTATCCAGACAAAGACTGATATACAAGTGTATGATTTTGAGCCAGATGGTGTGCATCAAGATGCCATTATCAAAGACTATGAAGCCCTAGGCAGAAGCTTTGGCAAAAAGGTGCTAATCACCAAAACCACAAGCAAAAATCCCATTTTCTACCTGCAAGACTTGACCGAGCCTGTGCTGCATTTCCTACCCTTTGAAGAATGTATCGCTAAAACAAGGCTTTTCGCGCTCTTTTCTACCAAGGCGGAGCGACTCTCCTTGCTGCTTCATAAGCATCCGCAGATGTTTATCCCCATAGGATCGCATTAA
- a CDS encoding DUF4156 domain-containing protein, with protein sequence MKYSYHIALALVGLFVASMLSACYKPPKLTQNAINVKIYRGKSSLKDCVYITETSGVVNTKGYGIKLLAAIAGAENDLRNKAVRFGGNAALVLHTESRYLGADYQFKMGLANDNTANKIDEYIIYAEVYRCRL encoded by the coding sequence ATGAAATACTCTTATCACATTGCCCTAGCCTTAGTGGGGCTATTTGTAGCAAGTATGCTTAGCGCGTGCTACAAGCCTCCAAAACTCACCCAAAATGCCATAAATGTCAAAATCTATCGCGGTAAATCATCGCTCAAAGACTGCGTGTATATCACAGAGACTTCAGGGGTTGTCAATACCAAAGGCTATGGCATAAAGCTCCTTGCCGCCATAGCCGGCGCGGAAAATGACCTACGCAACAAAGCCGTGCGCTTTGGGGGCAATGCCGCTCTTGTGCTACACACAGAGTCGCGCTACCTAGGGGCGGACTATCAGTTTAAAATGGGGCTGGCAAATGACAATACCGCTAACAAAATCGATGAATACATCATCTACGCCGAAGTGTATCGCTGCAGGCTCTAG